A section of the Methanofollis sp. UBA420 genome encodes:
- the xseA gene encoding exodeoxyribonuclease VII large subunit, which produces MDPGLDRVRGVLEITTIIRDALDLPVLAGCWVRGEVTNYTHASSGHRYFSLSEVRGGKSAVIGAVMFRGSARALAFEPASGMDVIAYGHVGLYEPQGKYQFYVEDMRLAGEGEKHLLVERWKRDLGAEGLFAAARKREIPPFPRRVAVVTSPSGAVLHDIENVLSRRYPVEILLSPTAVQGETAHLEIAEAIRRADGLADVLIVARGGGSFEDLFPFNRPEVVRAIAACTTPVISAVGHEVDVTLADLAADLRAPTPSAAAELAAPDRAELRAGLGKDRQRLQDAALGKVDRCRADLDALSLRFRPERLRRRVEEGRQQIADLEERMRRGYEVRTGRERLVLSGLAARLAASDPLAPVRRGYVLVRRDREVVRSVEGIAAGDRLDLRFADGTCTVITERVRHDRDV; this is translated from the coding sequence ATGGATCCGGGGCTGGACAGAGTGCGGGGCGTCCTTGAGATCACCACGATCATCAGGGACGCCCTCGACCTCCCGGTGCTGGCAGGGTGCTGGGTGCGGGGCGAGGTGACGAACTACACCCATGCCTCCTCGGGTCACCGCTATTTTTCGCTCTCCGAGGTGAGGGGAGGGAAGAGCGCGGTCATCGGTGCGGTGATGTTCCGGGGGAGCGCGCGGGCGCTCGCCTTTGAACCGGCGAGCGGGATGGATGTCATCGCCTATGGGCACGTGGGCCTGTACGAACCGCAGGGGAAGTACCAGTTCTATGTCGAGGACATGCGACTCGCGGGGGAGGGGGAGAAGCACCTCCTTGTCGAGCGCTGGAAGAGGGATCTCGGGGCCGAGGGGCTCTTTGCGGCGGCACGGAAGAGAGAGATCCCGCCCTTCCCGCGGCGTGTCGCAGTCGTCACCTCGCCGTCGGGCGCGGTCCTCCACGATATCGAAAACGTCCTTTCCCGGCGGTATCCGGTCGAGATTCTCCTCTCGCCGACGGCGGTGCAGGGGGAGACGGCCCACCTTGAGATCGCGGAGGCGATCAGGCGGGCCGACGGCCTGGCCGACGTGCTGATCGTCGCCAGAGGGGGCGGGAGTTTCGAGGACCTCTTCCCCTTCAACAGGCCCGAGGTGGTGCGGGCGATCGCGGCGTGCACGACGCCGGTGATCAGTGCGGTGGGCCATGAGGTGGACGTGACCCTTGCCGACCTTGCGGCAGACCTGCGAGCGCCGACGCCTTCGGCCGCCGCGGAACTTGCCGCGCCCGACCGTGCCGAACTCCGGGCCGGCCTCGGAAAGGACAGACAGAGACTGCAGGACGCCGCCCTCGGGAAGGTCGACCGGTGCCGTGCCGACCTCGATGCCCTCTCCCTGCGGTTCAGGCCCGAACGTCTCCGCCGGAGGGTCGAGGAGGGGAGACAGCAGATTGCAGACCTGGAGGAGCGGATGAGGCGGGGCTATGAGGTGCGGACCGGGCGGGAGCGCCTCGTCCTCTCCGGGCTTGCGGCACGCCTGGCGGCGTCTGACCCCCTCGCGCCGGTGCGCCGCGGCTATGTGCTGGTGAGGAGGGACAGGGAGGTGGTGCGCTCGGTGGAGGGCATCGCAGCGGGCGACCGCCTTGACCTGAGGTTTGCCGATGGGACATGTACGGTCATCACGGAGAGAGTGAGACATGACAGAGACGTATGA
- a CDS encoding YhbY family RNA-binding protein, giving the protein MEKNELFQELKPTVWIGKNGYSETLIEEIRLQLKERKYIKIKWLRSTDVDPVELARLARVDLVGVRGRTIVLAERGRGGSQGR; this is encoded by the coding sequence ATCGAAAAGAATGAACTGTTCCAGGAACTCAAGCCGACTGTCTGGATCGGCAAAAACGGCTATTCGGAGACTCTCATTGAGGAGATCAGGCTCCAGTTGAAGGAGCGGAAGTACATCAAGATCAAGTGGCTCCGCAGCACCGATGTAGACCCCGTGGAACTCGCACGTCTCGCCCGGGTCGACCTGGTGGGTGTGCGCGGGCGAACGATTGTACTTGCCGAACGGGGCCGTGGCGGGAGTCAGGGCCGCTGA
- a CDS encoding 30S ribosomal protein S19e: MTTVYDIPAEMLIPQAARDLKELPVIQPPEWAAVVKTGIHKEMPPEDPDWWYTRVASVLRRIYIDGPVGVERLRSAYGGNRDRGSNPSQFRKGSGSIPRKALQQLEAAGFVEKVKGGRQISAQGRAFMDGVAHGLRAAATEAAPELARY, from the coding sequence ATGACAACTGTATATGACATCCCGGCTGAGATGCTCATTCCGCAGGCTGCTCGCGATCTTAAGGAGCTCCCTGTTATCCAGCCACCTGAATGGGCAGCAGTCGTCAAGACCGGGATCCACAAGGAGATGCCTCCCGAGGACCCTGACTGGTGGTACACGAGGGTCGCATCCGTTCTTCGCCGGATCTATATTGACGGTCCGGTCGGCGTTGAGAGACTGAGAAGCGCATATGGTGGAAACCGGGACCGCGGCTCGAACCCGAGCCAGTTCCGGAAGGGAAGCGGGTCCATCCCGAGAAAGGCACTCCAGCAGCTCGAAGCTGCAGGTTTTGTCGAGAAGGTCAAAGGCGGCCGGCAGATTTCGGCACAGGGCCGTGCCTTTATGGACGGCGTCGCGCACGGTCTCCGGGCCGCGGCGACCGAAGCTGCACCCGAGCTGGCGCGCTACTGA
- a CDS encoding translation initiation factor IF-6, with translation MQRTIAFAADPHIGVFARAFEEFAVVPPTAPDAFVAGIAEALDVDVVRTTIQGSSIIGSLLAGNSNGMVVSGLVTEDERAVLEEYGEVMTLGTSMNAAGNVILANDQFAAVHPEMSIEEAEAVGTFLGVPVRRLTFGGIKTVGMAAVATNKGVLIHARSSDTEVARLVECAEGLQIGAGTVNMGGGLVGTGVLANSKGYIAGLETTGFELGRIEEVFGFLE, from the coding sequence ATGCAAAGAACGATCGCCTTTGCCGCAGATCCCCATATCGGTGTCTTTGCGCGGGCCTTTGAGGAGTTCGCCGTCGTGCCGCCCACCGCACCCGACGCATTTGTGGCGGGCATAGCCGAGGCGCTCGACGTCGATGTTGTCAGGACAACCATTCAGGGGTCTTCGATCATCGGCTCGCTCCTTGCCGGGAACTCGAACGGCATGGTGGTCAGCGGTCTCGTGACCGAGGACGAACGTGCCGTCCTGGAGGAGTACGGCGAGGTGATGACCCTCGGAACCTCGATGAATGCAGCAGGAAATGTGATCCTCGCGAACGACCAGTTCGCGGCGGTGCATCCTGAGATGTCGATCGAGGAGGCTGAGGCGGTCGGGACGTTCCTCGGCGTGCCGGTCAGGCGCCTCACCTTCGGCGGGATCAAGACCGTCGGGATGGCGGCAGTCGCCACGAACAAAGGTGTGCTCATCCATGCGCGGAGCAGCGACACCGAGGTCGCCCGTCTTGTTGAATGTGCGGAAGGCCTCCAGATCGGGGCCGGGACTGTCAACATGGGCGGCGGCCTTGTGGGGACCGGCGTCCTTGCGAACAGCAAGGGGTATATTGCCGGGCTTGAGACCACCGGTTTTGAGCTTGGAAGAATAGAGGAAGTTTTTGGCTTTCTGGAGTGA
- a CDS encoding HVO_0476 family zinc finger protein, whose product MVYPYSIEMYITTYCPQCEDETDHDLLKEAGDLLVRCTVCGAVHHVPIPIEKTFSVKAIVSREQESEVCTVELLEEDVCSVGDYLVAECGEEGVSVEVTAIEVGERRVIKAQAPEITALWTRAIEEVVVRVSVHDKAKTLPLYKKCDGEEFFAVDEIYTFGKIKFRISHIKLRDGPVLRKEGWKTVAKKIKRIYGYRV is encoded by the coding sequence ATGGTGTACCCTTATTCTATTGAAATGTACATCACCACCTATTGTCCGCAGTGCGAGGATGAAACCGATCATGACCTCCTCAAGGAGGCGGGCGACCTCCTGGTGCGCTGCACCGTCTGCGGGGCCGTTCATCATGTTCCCATACCTATAGAAAAGACCTTCTCGGTGAAGGCGATCGTGAGCCGCGAGCAGGAGTCAGAGGTCTGCACCGTCGAACTCCTCGAAGAGGATGTCTGTTCTGTCGGCGATTACCTCGTCGCCGAGTGCGGCGAGGAAGGCGTCTCGGTCGAGGTGACGGCGATCGAGGTGGGAGAAAGGCGGGTCATAAAGGCCCAGGCGCCGGAGATCACCGCACTCTGGACGCGTGCGATCGAGGAGGTAGTGGTCAGGGTGTCGGTCCACGACAAGGCCAAGACCCTCCCCCTCTACAAAAAGTGCGATGGCGAGGAGTTCTTCGCCGTTGACGAGATCTATACCTTCGGCAAGATAAAGTTCCGTATTTCCCACATCAAACTGCGTGACGGGCCTGTCCTCAGAAAGGAAGGCTGGAAGACGGTTGCAAAAAAGATCAAGCGGATCTACGGATACCGGGTGTGA
- a CDS encoding DUF371 domain-containing protein: MKAQDTIHCFGHVNVRALHRTTFEVTKEADLSPAGDCIIGVSADKGAADLDPALKALLTDDRAEVTTRLCAGGVEVVVRSHGSAAFSLDHPSDLVWRRSTFACGRTVAVGSDTVAGTIDRRLIAALAAGAELVVEIEASVPELGPGGECLSTAFPPICAGGLLEDLPAFSLSPDPRN; this comes from the coding sequence ATGAAGGCGCAGGACACTATCCACTGTTTCGGGCACGTCAATGTGCGGGCCCTCCACCGCACCACCTTTGAGGTGACGAAGGAGGCCGACCTTTCGCCGGCCGGCGACTGTATTATCGGGGTATCTGCCGACAAAGGCGCTGCCGATCTCGACCCCGCACTGAAGGCCCTGCTTACCGACGACCGTGCCGAGGTGACCACCCGTCTCTGTGCCGGGGGGGTCGAGGTCGTCGTCAGGTCGCACGGCAGCGCTGCCTTTTCTCTCGACCATCCTTCCGACCTTGTCTGGCGGCGGAGCACCTTCGCCTGCGGGAGGACCGTGGCTGTCGGGTCGGACACCGTTGCGGGAACGATCGACCGGCGACTCATCGCCGCCCTTGCCGCCGGCGCCGAACTCGTCGTCGAGATCGAGGCATCCGTCCCTGAGTTGGGGCCCGGTGGAGAATGCCTATCCACCGCCTTCCCTCCTATCTGTGCCGGGGGACTACTCGAAGACCTTCCGGCCTTCTCGTTGTCCCCGGACCCCCGAAATTAG
- the xseB gene encoding exodeoxyribonuclease VII small subunit: MTETYEELLNQLKETIKKIEDNSTSLEESIALYERGEDLIRRCERLLEEAEMKITALTQG; the protein is encoded by the coding sequence ATGACAGAGACGTATGAAGAACTTCTGAACCAGTTGAAAGAAACGATAAAAAAGATCGAGGACAACTCGACGAGCCTTGAGGAGAGCATCGCCCTGTACGAGCGCGGCGAGGATCTGATCCGCCGCTGCGAACGCCTCCTCGAAGAGGCCGAGATGAAGATCACGGCCCTGACTCAGGGGTAG
- the rpl18a gene encoding 50S ribosomal protein L18Ae: protein MQSYEITGACLIGDSWQPFTKVVSAPNEDVAREHVFTDIGSKHRLKRNYISIKGVTVVGE from the coding sequence ATGCAGAGTTATGAAATCACAGGTGCCTGCCTGATCGGCGACTCCTGGCAGCCCTTCACGAAGGTGGTCTCGGCCCCGAACGAGGATGTTGCCCGGGAACACGTCTTCACTGATATTGGCAGCAAACACCGCCTGAAGAGAAATTATATCTCAATCAAGGGCGTTACGGTAGTAGGTGAATAA
- the purN gene encoding phosphoribosylglycinamide formyltransferase encodes MKRIAVLASGRGSNFQAVLDAICAGTIRAGCVRLITDKPGAYAITRAEQAGIPVTVLDYASYPSKQAYEADLLAAMQDCGADIFVLAGYMRIVGDAIVEAFAGRMINIHPALLPSFTGLHAQRQAIEYGVKVAGCTVHFVDTGLDSGPIIIQACVPVLDGDDEDTLAGRILVEEHRVLPRAVSLLCDDRIQVEGRHVRILPPPKAL; translated from the coding sequence ATGAAGCGCATTGCAGTGCTGGCATCAGGGAGGGGCTCCAACTTCCAGGCCGTCCTCGACGCAATCTGTGCCGGTACGATCAGGGCCGGGTGCGTCAGGCTGATCACCGACAAACCCGGCGCCTACGCGATCACCCGCGCGGAACAGGCCGGCATCCCGGTGACAGTCCTCGACTACGCCTCGTACCCCTCGAAACAGGCCTATGAGGCCGACCTGCTTGCGGCAATGCAGGACTGCGGCGCCGACATCTTTGTGCTTGCAGGCTACATGCGCATCGTCGGCGACGCTATCGTGGAGGCCTTTGCCGGGAGGATGATCAATATCCACCCCGCCCTCCTCCCCAGTTTCACCGGCCTCCACGCGCAGAGACAGGCGATCGAGTACGGCGTGAAAGTTGCCGGGTGCACGGTTCACTTCGTCGACACAGGTCTTGACAGCGGGCCTATCATCATCCAGGCCTGTGTCCCTGTCCTTGACGGCGACGACGAGGATACCCTTGCGGGCAGGATCCTGGTCGAGGAGCACCGCGTCCTTCCCCGGGCCGTGTCCCTCCTCTGCGACGACCGTATCCAGGTCGAAGGACGGCATGTCAGGATCCTGCCGCCGCCCAAGGCTCTTTGA
- a CDS encoding sugar phosphate isomerase/epimerase family protein produces MARLAVSSMFFHEYPLDEIFASVEEAGLTGIEFWVETPHFWLRGLPFADLDAAVRAYPSLAPITLHAPVLDLNPCSINPRVSAASQQYAVEAVDLAHTVGAETVTVHPGRRTAKRRPSAYDYEHFRTYLARLRDAAERTGIRVAIENMEQTINSLLSTPEEMREVLDANPWLFFTLDVSHAMAVSPAVVRQYIDLCGDRLANVHLSIADSRKMHLPVAGNSYARDVVRALAAAGYDGCLTIEIEDRNFFHPLSVEEKITVLRQEKEFLEGCLP; encoded by the coding sequence ATGGCCCGTCTCGCCGTCTCCAGCATGTTCTTCCATGAATACCCCCTTGACGAGATCTTCGCCTCTGTTGAGGAAGCAGGCCTCACCGGCATCGAGTTCTGGGTCGAGACACCCCACTTCTGGCTGCGCGGCCTCCCCTTCGCCGATCTGGATGCGGCGGTCAGGGCCTACCCGTCCCTCGCGCCGATCACCCTCCATGCCCCTGTCCTCGACCTCAACCCCTGCTCCATCAATCCTCGCGTCTCCGCCGCCTCCCAGCAGTACGCCGTCGAGGCCGTCGACCTTGCTCATACCGTCGGCGCGGAGACCGTCACCGTCCACCCGGGCCGCCGAACGGCAAAAAGGCGTCCGAGCGCCTATGACTACGAACACTTCAGGACCTATCTCGCGCGCCTGCGGGACGCCGCGGAAAGGACAGGAATCAGGGTTGCGATCGAGAACATGGAACAGACGATCAACTCCCTCCTCAGCACTCCCGAAGAGATGCGGGAAGTCCTCGACGCTAACCCCTGGCTCTTCTTCACCCTTGACGTTTCCCACGCGATGGCCGTCTCGCCCGCCGTTGTCAGGCAGTACATCGACCTCTGTGGCGATCGACTTGCCAACGTCCACCTGAGCATTGCAGACAGTCGGAAGATGCACCTCCCTGTCGCCGGGAACAGTTATGCGCGGGACGTTGTCAGGGCCCTTGCCGCTGCGGGTTATGACGGGTGCCTCACCATCGAGATCGAGGACAGGAATTTTTTTCATCCGCTCTCGGTCGAGGAGAAGATCACTGTTTTGCGGCAGGAAAAGGAGTTTCTTGAGGGCTGTCTCCCCTGA
- a CDS encoding 50S ribosomal protein L39e, producing the protein MSKVSKGRKIRLAKACMQNRRVPAWVMIRTKRQVVSHPKRRMWRRSTLKV; encoded by the coding sequence ATGAGCAAGGTATCAAAAGGCCGGAAAATTCGGCTGGCTAAGGCGTGCATGCAGAACCGGCGCGTTCCTGCATGGGTAATGATTCGGACGAAGCGCCAGGTGGTATCCCACCCGAAGAGGCGCATGTGGAGAAGAAGCACGCTGAAGGTGTAG
- the ftsY gene encoding signal recognition particle-docking protein FtsY, which translates to MFEGLKNKLQSIREKFGKSIGDAAGPDVREVEKPVAIPAPQPETVSKPVLPEAPKAPVEPENAVPVPVKIVPVEPKKPEGLVSRFKSLVIERELVVSEKDIEEPLTDLEMVLLENDVALEVSDAILAYMREDLVGKHRKIGTSVDEIVSTALRGALLRVLGDGFDLPAYIDSHEKPVKILVTGVNGTGKTTSIAKMAHHLMENGYSVVLGAGDTFRAGAIEQIAEHGRRLNVKVIHHQEGSDPAAVLFDTVDYAKAHGIDVVLGDTAGRFHNRKNLMNQLDKIRRVVKPDLVVYVDEAVAGNDAVVRAKDFNDLVGTDAVMLTKADMDSRGGAAISIAQTIGKPILFLGTGQAYGDIVPFRPATVVDELLGVEK; encoded by the coding sequence ATGTTTGAGGGCCTCAAGAACAAATTACAGAGCATCAGGGAGAAGTTCGGGAAATCCATCGGGGATGCGGCCGGCCCTGATGTGCGGGAAGTGGAGAAGCCGGTAGCAATCCCTGCACCGCAGCCCGAAACCGTATCAAAGCCTGTTTTGCCGGAGGCCCCGAAGGCCCCGGTCGAGCCTGAAAATGCCGTCCCCGTACCGGTCAAAATCGTGCCGGTCGAACCGAAGAAGCCTGAAGGACTGGTCTCCCGTTTCAAGTCTCTGGTGATCGAGCGCGAACTCGTCGTTTCTGAGAAGGACATTGAGGAACCTCTGACCGACCTTGAAATGGTCCTCCTGGAGAACGATGTCGCCCTGGAGGTCTCGGACGCGATCCTCGCCTATATGCGCGAGGACCTCGTCGGGAAGCACCGAAAGATCGGCACCTCCGTGGACGAGATCGTCAGCACGGCTCTTCGCGGGGCACTCCTCCGGGTGCTCGGGGACGGTTTCGACCTCCCTGCTTACATTGACAGCCACGAGAAGCCGGTGAAAATCCTGGTGACCGGCGTGAACGGCACCGGCAAGACGACGTCGATCGCGAAGATGGCCCATCACCTGATGGAAAATGGCTATTCTGTCGTGCTCGGCGCCGGCGATACGTTCCGGGCTGGTGCGATCGAGCAGATCGCGGAGCACGGCCGGAGGCTGAACGTCAAGGTGATCCACCATCAGGAAGGATCCGACCCTGCGGCTGTCCTCTTCGACACGGTGGACTATGCAAAGGCCCATGGGATCGACGTGGTGCTCGGCGATACGGCCGGGAGGTTCCATAACAGGAAGAACCTGATGAACCAGCTCGACAAGATCCGCCGGGTGGTGAAGCCTGACCTCGTCGTCTACGTCGACGAGGCGGTTGCCGGGAACGATGCCGTCGTCAGGGCGAAGGACTTCAACGACCTCGTCGGGACCGACGCTGTGATGCTCACAAAGGCCGACATGGACTCGCGGGGCGGTGCGGCCATCTCGATTGCCCAGACGATCGGGAAACCGATCCTCTTCCTGGGTACCGGCCAGGCGTACGGCGACATCGTGCCCTTCCGTCCGGCGACTGTCGTGGACGAACTCCTTGGAGTGGAAAAATAA
- a CDS encoding ribonuclease P protein component 4: protein MAMRWKSRTSGTKRIAEERIARLFALASETFGSDPAFANRYVALARQIAMRQRISIPRDLRHRFCRRCSAYLVPGANARVRVQRGKVIVTCLVCGHQKRYPVVKRHRKE, encoded by the coding sequence ATGGCCATGCGATGGAAATCCCGCACCTCAGGTACAAAACGGATCGCGGAGGAGCGGATCGCCCGCCTCTTTGCCCTTGCCAGTGAAACCTTCGGATCTGACCCGGCCTTTGCAAACCGGTATGTGGCGCTCGCCCGCCAGATTGCAATGCGCCAGCGTATCTCGATCCCGCGGGACTTGCGGCACCGGTTCTGCAGGCGGTGTTCTGCCTACCTCGTCCCGGGCGCCAATGCCAGGGTGCGAGTGCAGCGCGGGAAGGTGATCGTCACCTGCCTTGTATGCGGCCATCAGAAAAGGTATCCGGTGGTGAAGAGACATCGAAAAGAATGA
- a CDS encoding hemolysin family protein: MTPDEIILGGLFIACLALSGFFSSSEVALISITRAKVRTLVNEGKKGADALARLKEYPDHILIAILIGNNVVNVAAASIATAIAIERFGSAGVGIATGFVVILMLVFGEIGPKTYASRYTEKLALFAAPIILFLTKLLLPLLWFYDRLSARFAPGAGLAEPAITEEEIKEWIDVGEEEGMIEEEERQMLYSVFRFGETTAREIMTPRVDVVLIEDVSSLENAITLFNETGLSRLPVYHDQIDNIVGVLNIKDVFAAEFSKKEVVTIRELMHDAYFVPESKMIDDLLKEMQLRKVHMAIVMDEYGGFAGVVTVEDILEELVGEILDEFDEEEPSIQKLGEGVYMVDAQVWVEHLNEELGTSLPVGESYETLGGLLFTILGHIPLRGEVVKLASGVTIAVMQMRGRRIVKVKLILPPPAAEEGENR, from the coding sequence ATGACACCCGATGAAATTATATTAGGTGGCTTATTCATCGCATGTCTCGCCCTTTCGGGTTTTTTCTCCAGTTCTGAAGTCGCCCTTATATCGATCACGCGGGCAAAAGTCCGCACCCTCGTCAATGAAGGGAAAAAGGGCGCCGACGCTCTTGCACGCCTGAAGGAATACCCCGACCACATCCTGATCGCCATTCTCATCGGCAACAATGTCGTCAACGTCGCCGCAGCCTCGATTGCGACGGCGATCGCCATCGAACGCTTCGGGAGCGCAGGTGTGGGAATTGCCACCGGTTTTGTCGTCATCCTCATGCTTGTCTTCGGCGAGATCGGGCCGAAGACCTATGCGTCGAGGTACACCGAGAAACTGGCCCTCTTTGCCGCCCCGATAATCCTCTTCCTCACGAAACTTCTCCTCCCCCTCCTCTGGTTCTACGATCGGCTGAGCGCTCGCTTCGCCCCGGGTGCAGGCCTCGCCGAACCCGCGATCACCGAGGAGGAGATCAAGGAATGGATCGATGTCGGCGAGGAAGAAGGGATGATCGAGGAGGAGGAGCGGCAGATGCTTTACTCTGTCTTCAGGTTCGGCGAGACGACCGCCCGCGAGATCATGACTCCCCGCGTGGACGTCGTGCTGATCGAGGACGTCAGTTCCCTGGAGAACGCGATCACCCTCTTCAACGAGACCGGCCTCTCGCGCCTACCCGTATACCACGACCAGATCGACAACATCGTCGGTGTCCTCAACATCAAGGATGTCTTTGCTGCTGAGTTCTCCAAAAAGGAGGTCGTCACGATCAGGGAACTGATGCACGACGCCTACTTTGTCCCCGAGAGCAAGATGATCGACGACCTCCTCAAGGAGATGCAGCTCCGGAAGGTCCATATGGCCATCGTCATGGACGAATACGGCGGTTTTGCCGGTGTCGTCACCGTCGAGGACATCCTCGAAGAACTTGTCGGCGAGATCCTTGATGAATTCGACGAAGAGGAACCCTCTATCCAGAAACTCGGCGAAGGCGTCTATATGGTGGACGCGCAGGTCTGGGTCGAACACCTCAACGAGGAACTCGGCACGAGTCTCCCGGTCGGTGAGTCGTATGAGACTCTTGGCGGCCTTCTCTTCACCATCCTCGGCCACATACCTCTCCGCGGCGAGGTCGTAAAACTGGCGAGCGGCGTCACCATTGCGGTGATGCAGATGCGTGGGCGGCGGATCGTGAAGGTCAAACTGATCCTCCCGCCTCCCGCGGCAGAGGAGGGAGAGAATCGTTAA
- a CDS encoding DUF7411 family protein — MKAGLLFSGGKDSALAALMLARDYEVELNTFVFDPERELPSVEAAARALGFPWHKRSFGLEYRDEAARMVLASGYPNDAITAVHRRAVEALAQEYGVVGDGTRLNDRVPMLTKSDVLRIADRYGCSYVRPLLGYGKAEVQRLAGRYLIVANGETGTLENGDYEYEIRAAIERMGHPCAGLFPAHHGQSLVVGATGT, encoded by the coding sequence ATGAAAGCCGGTCTTCTCTTCAGCGGAGGAAAGGACAGTGCCCTTGCGGCTCTGATGCTCGCGAGGGACTACGAGGTCGAACTCAATACCTTTGTCTTCGACCCTGAGCGTGAGCTGCCGTCGGTCGAGGCGGCAGCCCGTGCGCTCGGCTTTCCCTGGCACAAAAGGTCGTTCGGCCTGGAATATCGTGACGAGGCGGCGCGTATGGTGCTCGCCTCGGGCTACCCGAACGACGCCATCACTGCTGTGCACCGGCGGGCCGTCGAGGCCCTTGCGCAGGAGTACGGGGTGGTTGGAGACGGCACGCGGCTCAACGATAGGGTGCCGATGCTGACGAAGAGCGATGTTCTCCGCATCGCGGACCGGTACGGGTGTTCTTATGTCCGACCCCTCCTCGGATATGGGAAGGCCGAGGTGCAGCGTCTTGCCGGACGATATCTTATTGTCGCGAACGGCGAGACGGGCACCCTCGAGAACGGGGACTACGAGTACGAGATCAGGGCCGCCATCGAGCGCATGGGGCACCCGTGTGCGGGGCTTTTCCCCGCGCACCACGGGCAGTCCCTTGTCGTTGGTGCGACCGGCACCTGA
- a CDS encoding 50S ribosomal protein L31e encodes MVEVLKEQIYVVPLRSTRRAPRWKRCNVAVKDIRAYLVRHMKSENVRLDSSINEKVWEHGSQKPPVQIRIRAMKFEDGQVQAELAEE; translated from the coding sequence ATGGTCGAAGTCTTAAAAGAGCAGATCTATGTTGTCCCTCTTCGCAGCACCAGACGCGCTCCCCGGTGGAAGCGCTGCAATGTTGCGGTGAAGGACATCAGGGCGTACCTGGTCCGTCACATGAAGAGCGAGAACGTCAGGCTTGACAGCAGCATCAACGAGAAGGTCTGGGAGCACGGCAGCCAGAAGCCTCCGGTGCAGATCCGTATCCGTGCCATGAAGTTCGAGGACGGCCAGGTTCAGGCCGAACTCGCTGAGGAGTGA
- a CDS encoding DNA-binding protein, producing the protein MGDDELSEIRRKRMEQLQRQSAEQQEDMERQKRAESEMQLALMQILEPEARERLNTIKLTKPEFARAIEQQLVMLAQSGRIRQKITDEQFKALLVQVAPPKKEFRITRK; encoded by the coding sequence ATGGGTGACGATGAACTCTCTGAGATCAGACGCAAGAGAATGGAGCAGCTCCAGCGGCAGTCTGCCGAACAACAGGAGGATATGGAGCGGCAGAAGAGAGCTGAATCAGAGATGCAGCTTGCGCTCATGCAGATCCTGGAACCTGAAGCGCGGGAACGACTGAACACGATCAAACTCACCAAACCTGAGTTTGCCCGTGCGATCGAGCAGCAACTTGTGATGCTTGCCCAGAGCGGCCGGATACGGCAGAAGATCACGGACGAGCAATTCAAGGCACTGCTGGTGCAGGTCGCCCCGCCGAAAAAAGAGTTTCGCATCACACGAAAATAG
- the pfdA gene encoding prefoldin subunit alpha — protein sequence MDEADPRELQSLQYYLNEYGQQAEVFARQLEMLEQQRLESLAAVETLQSLGGAEDGTVLLPLGGGVSVRVQVPDPDQVLVAIGAGVTVGQSSAGAVSYLEDRARELEASEKKLSETIEKIRAQMNEIAARLDAAYRQQQTAPGR from the coding sequence ATGGATGAGGCCGACCCGCGGGAGCTGCAGTCGCTCCAGTATTATCTGAACGAGTACGGACAGCAGGCAGAAGTCTTTGCCCGCCAGCTGGAGATGCTGGAGCAGCAGAGACTTGAGTCCCTCGCAGCGGTCGAGACCCTCCAGTCCCTGGGCGGTGCGGAGGACGGTACGGTTCTTCTCCCCCTCGGCGGCGGCGTCAGTGTCAGGGTGCAGGTGCCTGACCCGGATCAGGTGCTCGTCGCCATCGGGGCAGGGGTGACGGTCGGGCAGAGTTCCGCCGGGGCCGTATCCTATCTTGAAGACCGTGCTCGGGAGCTCGAAGCCTCTGAAAAGAAACTTTCCGAGACTATCGAGAAGATCCGGGCACAGATGAATGAAATCGCAGCCCGGCTCGATGCCGCCTACCGCCAGCAGCAAACGGCTCCGGGCAGGTAA